Proteins encoded within one genomic window of Streptomyces profundus:
- a CDS encoding lytic polysaccharide monooxygenase auxiliary activity family 9 protein, whose translation MTHRPPTSRSASPARRARFLSILVTALVALVMTSLPSPAAAHGVSMSPGSRTYQCYRDMIDSGNQTPSNPACAAAVAETGTNPLYNWFAVLDSNAGGRTVGYIPDGELCSGGHNGPYDFSSYNAARADWPTTSLTAGSTIEVQYSNWAAHPGDFDVYITNDSWSPTQPLGWGDLELIDSVTDPPQRGGAGSDGGYYYWDVTLPSGKSGQHILYVHWIRSDSQENFYSCSDVVF comes from the coding sequence ATGACCCATCGACCCCCCACATCGCGGAGCGCCTCACCGGCGCGCCGGGCGCGCTTTCTCAGCATTCTGGTCACCGCGCTGGTCGCGCTGGTGATGACGAGCCTGCCCTCACCCGCAGCCGCGCACGGCGTCAGCATGTCCCCCGGCTCACGCACCTACCAGTGCTACCGGGACATGATCGACAGCGGGAACCAGACCCCGTCCAACCCGGCCTGCGCCGCCGCCGTCGCCGAGACCGGCACCAACCCGCTGTACAACTGGTTCGCGGTGCTCGACTCCAACGCCGGTGGCCGCACGGTCGGTTACATCCCCGACGGCGAGCTGTGCAGCGGCGGCCACAACGGCCCGTACGACTTCTCCTCCTACAACGCGGCGCGCGCCGACTGGCCCACCACCAGCCTCACGGCTGGCTCGACCATCGAGGTGCAGTACAGCAACTGGGCGGCGCACCCGGGCGACTTCGACGTCTACATCACCAACGACAGCTGGTCCCCCACCCAGCCGCTCGGCTGGGGTGACCTGGAGCTGATCGACAGCGTGACCGACCCGCCGCAGCGCGGTGGCGCCGGCTCGGACGGCGGCTACTACTACTGGGACGTGACGCTGCCCTCGGGCAAGAGCGGTCAGCACATCCTCTATGTGCACTGGATCAGGTCGGACAGCCAGGAGAACTTCTACTCCTGCTCCGACGTGGTCTTCTGA
- a CDS encoding helix-turn-helix domain-containing protein: MRDGELGAFLRARREALSPADVGLPAGSRRRTPGLRRAELAMLAGVSVEYLARLEQGRDRRPSPSLLAALADALRLGKADVDHLNNLATISNGPELCRHARRTARTVRPETRAILAQLEPNPCYVVNHLADVLAWTDGYARLMRPLGLFETEAPNLAWFTFAEERARAAHPDWAELADQQVAALHELRWGDPAVDDLAAALTSAAGEEFSRRWETRPLGSPRSGVRALEHPEIGALRLNFETLEASDDDQRLVVMLPADRSTAARLRDLNEGERGAGSADGLRPVGTGQAAG, translated from the coding sequence ATGAGAGATGGCGAACTGGGCGCGTTTCTCCGTGCCCGCCGCGAGGCCCTCAGCCCCGCCGATGTCGGCCTGCCGGCGGGCTCGCGGCGCCGCACCCCCGGTCTGCGCCGCGCGGAGTTGGCGATGCTGGCCGGCGTCAGCGTGGAGTACCTGGCCCGGCTGGAACAGGGCAGGGACCGCCGTCCGTCCCCCTCGTTGCTGGCCGCGCTGGCCGACGCGCTGCGGTTGGGCAAGGCGGACGTCGACCACCTCAACAACCTCGCCACCATCAGCAACGGGCCCGAGCTGTGCCGGCACGCGCGGCGCACCGCCCGTACCGTTCGCCCCGAGACGCGGGCGATCCTCGCCCAGCTCGAACCCAACCCCTGCTATGTGGTCAACCACCTCGCGGACGTGCTGGCCTGGACCGACGGCTATGCGCGGCTGATGCGCCCGCTGGGCCTCTTCGAGACCGAAGCGCCCAACCTGGCGTGGTTCACCTTCGCCGAGGAGCGCGCCCGCGCCGCGCACCCGGACTGGGCCGAGCTGGCCGACCAGCAGGTGGCCGCCCTGCACGAGCTGCGCTGGGGCGATCCGGCCGTCGACGATCTCGCGGCGGCGCTGACCAGCGCGGCGGGCGAGGAGTTCTCCCGCCGCTGGGAGACGCGCCCGCTGGGGAGCCCGCGCTCCGGCGTGCGCGCCCTGGAGCATCCCGAGATCGGCGCGCTACGGCTGAACTTCGAGACGCTCGAAGCGAGCGACGACGACCAGCGGTTGGTGGTGATGCTCCCCGCCGACCGGTCCACCGCCGCCCGACTGCGTGATCTGAACGAGGGCGAACGGGGGGCAGGTTCCGCCGACGGGCTTCGTCCGGTCGGCACCGGTCAGGCGGCCGGGTAG
- a CDS encoding NADPH-dependent FMN reductase, whose amino-acid sequence MSSSTLKLAVIVGSVREGRFGPVVARWAEEQAKAHGRFAVKVIDLAETELPLALGELPPAAVAEDQYPRPAGMAPLTAALQEADAYLVVTPEYNHSFPASLKAAIDWHYTQWTAKPVGFVSYGATYGGVLAIEQLRQVFAEMHTVTARDTVTFPRYWEGFDESGQPTDPEAGPAATRLLDQLAWWAATLTRARAAEPYPAA is encoded by the coding sequence ATGTCGAGCAGTACCCTCAAACTCGCCGTGATCGTCGGAAGCGTCAGGGAGGGCCGGTTCGGCCCCGTGGTCGCCCGGTGGGCGGAGGAACAGGCCAAGGCGCACGGCCGGTTCGCGGTGAAGGTGATCGATCTGGCGGAGACGGAACTGCCGCTGGCGCTCGGCGAACTGCCGCCGGCGGCCGTCGCCGAGGACCAGTACCCCAGGCCGGCCGGGATGGCGCCGTTGACGGCGGCGCTCCAGGAGGCCGACGCCTATCTGGTGGTCACACCGGAGTACAACCACAGCTTTCCGGCCTCGCTCAAGGCCGCGATCGACTGGCACTACACCCAGTGGACCGCCAAGCCCGTCGGCTTCGTCTCCTACGGCGCCACCTACGGCGGCGTCCTCGCGATCGAGCAACTGCGCCAGGTGTTCGCCGAGATGCACACGGTGACCGCTCGGGACACCGTGACCTTCCCCAGGTACTGGGAGGGGTTCGACGAGTCGGGTCAGCCCACCGACCCGGAGGCGGGGCCGGCCGCCACCCGGCTGCTGGACCAACTGGCCTGGTGGGCGGCCACGTTGACGCGGGCCAGGGCCGCCGAGCCCTACCCGGCCGCCTGA
- a CDS encoding DUF4396 domain-containing protein, protein MGDDHPHGAESGGWAPAVRATAHCLTGCAIGEVLGMAIGTALAWHAAPTMVLAIALAFVFGYSMTLFAVVRVGLAFKAALGVALAADTLSITTMEVVDNAVLLLLPGAMDAHLSDGLFWWSLALAFVVAFVITAPVNRRLIARGKGHAVVHRYHGH, encoded by the coding sequence ATGGGAGACGACCACCCGCACGGGGCGGAGAGCGGCGGATGGGCCCCGGCCGTCCGCGCCACGGCGCACTGCCTCACCGGCTGCGCCATCGGCGAGGTGTTGGGCATGGCCATCGGCACCGCGCTGGCCTGGCACGCCGCGCCCACCATGGTCCTGGCCATCGCCCTGGCGTTCGTCTTCGGCTACTCGATGACCCTTTTCGCCGTGGTCCGGGTCGGGTTGGCGTTCAAGGCGGCCCTGGGGGTGGCGCTGGCCGCCGACACCCTCTCCATCACCACCATGGAAGTCGTCGACAACGCCGTCCTGTTGCTGCTTCCCGGCGCGATGGACGCGCATCTCTCCGACGGGCTCTTCTGGTGGTCGCTGGCGTTGGCCTTCGTGGTCGCCTTCGTCATCACGGCCCCGGTCAACCGTCGGCTGATCGCCCGCGGCAAGGGCCACGCCGTGGTGCACCGCTACCACGGGCACTGA
- a CDS encoding heavy metal translocating P-type ATPase, with protein MSTGTTAPEDTSQVELSIGGMTCAACANRVERRLNKLAGVTATVNYATEKARVDFADGVTVDDLIAQVEATGYTAEPPPPPPDPDRPPGPAETADGAAASAEDGRTRALRDRLTISAVLTVPVIAMAMVPAWQFTNWQWISLALAWPVVIWGAWPFHRAAWTNLRHGASTMDTLVSMGTLAALGWSLYALLFGTAGEAGMTHPFQFTIERTDGSANIYLEAAAGVTTFILAGRYFEARAKRRSGAALRALLELGARDVGVLRGGREERIPVERLVVGDTFVVRPGEKIATDGEVIEGSSAVDASMLTGESVPVEVAVGDTVTGATVNAGGRLVVRATRIGADTQLARMARLVEDAQNGKARVQRLADRISGVFVPAVIALAAATLGFWWGTGGGLSAAFTAAVAVLIIACPCALGLATPTALLVGTGRGAQLGILIKGPEVLESTRRVDTIVLDKTGTVTEGRMTLLAVRPAEGEEENEVLRLAGVVENASEHPIARAIAEAATERVGALPAPEDFANVEGLGVRGGVDGHAVLVGRPRLLADRGLTLPAEVARALAEAEAEGRTAVVVAWDGAARGVLVVADAIKPTSAEAIERFRALGLTPMLLTGDNAVVAASVARRVGIEDDRVIAEVLPADKADVIARLRSEGRTVAMVGDGVNDAAALATADLGLAMGTGTDVAIEAADLTLVSGDLRAAGDAIRLARRTLSTIKGNLFWAFAYNVAALPLAAAGLLNPMLAGAAMAFSSVFVVSNSLRLRRFHATRAA; from the coding sequence ATGAGCACCGGGACCACGGCCCCCGAGGACACCAGCCAGGTGGAGCTGTCGATCGGCGGAATGACCTGCGCCGCCTGCGCCAACCGCGTCGAACGCCGGCTCAACAAGCTGGCGGGCGTGACCGCCACGGTCAACTACGCCACCGAGAAGGCCAGGGTCGACTTCGCCGACGGGGTCACGGTGGACGATCTGATCGCCCAGGTCGAGGCCACCGGCTACACCGCGGAACCACCGCCCCCACCACCCGACCCCGACCGGCCCCCCGGCCCGGCGGAGACGGCGGACGGGGCCGCGGCCTCCGCCGAGGACGGCCGGACGCGCGCGCTGCGCGACCGGCTGACGATCTCCGCCGTGCTGACCGTGCCGGTGATCGCCATGGCGATGGTCCCGGCCTGGCAGTTCACCAACTGGCAGTGGATCTCGCTGGCCCTCGCCTGGCCCGTGGTGATCTGGGGCGCCTGGCCGTTCCACCGGGCCGCCTGGACCAACCTCAGGCACGGCGCGTCCACCATGGACACGTTGGTGTCGATGGGCACCCTGGCCGCCCTCGGCTGGTCCCTCTACGCGCTGCTCTTCGGCACGGCCGGCGAGGCCGGCATGACCCATCCGTTCCAGTTCACCATCGAACGCACCGACGGCTCCGCCAACATCTACCTGGAGGCCGCGGCCGGCGTCACCACGTTCATCCTGGCCGGCCGCTACTTCGAGGCCCGGGCCAAACGGCGTTCGGGGGCCGCGCTGCGCGCCCTGCTGGAGCTGGGCGCACGGGACGTAGGGGTGCTGCGCGGTGGGCGTGAGGAGCGCATCCCGGTTGAGCGGCTGGTCGTGGGCGACACCTTCGTCGTCCGTCCCGGCGAGAAGATCGCCACCGATGGGGAGGTGATCGAGGGCTCGTCGGCGGTGGACGCCTCGATGCTCACCGGGGAGTCAGTGCCCGTCGAGGTCGCCGTGGGCGACACCGTGACCGGCGCCACCGTCAACGCCGGTGGCCGACTGGTGGTGCGCGCCACCCGGATCGGCGCCGACACCCAACTCGCCAGGATGGCCAGGCTCGTCGAGGACGCGCAGAACGGCAAGGCGCGGGTGCAGCGGCTCGCCGACCGGATCTCCGGCGTCTTCGTCCCCGCGGTGATCGCGCTGGCCGCGGCGACCCTCGGCTTCTGGTGGGGCACGGGCGGCGGTCTCTCCGCCGCGTTCACCGCCGCGGTCGCCGTACTGATCATCGCCTGCCCCTGCGCCCTCGGCCTGGCCACACCGACCGCGCTGCTGGTCGGCACCGGGCGCGGCGCCCAGCTCGGCATCCTGATCAAGGGCCCCGAGGTGCTGGAGTCGACCCGCCGGGTGGACACCATCGTGCTGGACAAGACCGGCACGGTCACCGAGGGCCGGATGACGCTGCTGGCGGTGCGGCCGGCGGAGGGGGAGGAGGAGAACGAGGTGCTCCGGCTGGCCGGCGTGGTGGAGAACGCCTCCGAGCACCCGATCGCCCGGGCCATCGCCGAGGCCGCGACGGAGCGGGTGGGCGCGCTGCCCGCGCCCGAGGACTTCGCCAATGTCGAGGGACTCGGCGTGCGGGGCGGCGTCGACGGGCACGCCGTGCTGGTGGGCCGGCCGCGCCTGCTCGCCGACCGGGGCCTGACGCTGCCCGCCGAGGTGGCGCGGGCCCTGGCCGAGGCGGAGGCCGAGGGGCGCACCGCCGTGGTGGTCGCCTGGGACGGCGCGGCGCGTGGCGTGCTGGTGGTGGCCGACGCGATCAAGCCGACCTCGGCGGAGGCGATCGAGCGGTTCCGCGCGCTGGGGCTCACCCCCATGCTGCTGACCGGGGACAACGCGGTCGTCGCCGCATCGGTGGCGCGGCGGGTGGGCATCGAGGACGACCGGGTGATCGCCGAGGTGCTGCCCGCCGACAAGGCCGATGTGATCGCCCGGCTGCGGAGCGAGGGCCGGACCGTGGCCATGGTCGGGGACGGCGTCAACGACGCGGCGGCCCTGGCCACGGCGGACCTGGGGCTGGCCATGGGCACCGGCACCGATGTCGCCATCGAGGCGGCGGACCTGACCCTCGTCTCCGGGGACCTGCGGGCCGCCGGCGACGCGATCCGACTGGCGCGGCGCACCCTGAGCACCATCAAGGGCAACCTCTTCTGGGCCTTCGCCTACAACGTCGCCGCGCTGCCGCTGGCCGCCGCCGGCCTGCTCAACCCGATGCTGGCCGGGGCCGCGATGGCCTTCAGCTCCGTCTTCGTGGTCAGCAACAGCCTTCGGCTGCGGCGCTTCCACGCCACCAGGGCGGCCTGA
- a CDS encoding DUF6891 domain-containing protein, with product MLGITVLTERQERHVRPSVDELAALVRRVGGAGDRFLVVCRVPDLPESFVQLWHETGADYTLEYRDGGPERHFAVRLDAVERVIEAVVGWARQEPGWDAGLVWEPVGLPVPQPPPPLELAEKDEKALLERMRELLVGGYATRAELVEAAEEFLVTAERRPVSREQARQLVDRMWLERVAEQAAWVGETDPERITRAFDALSEAGITAREHFTCCRGCGVAEIGGAGEPDARGFVFFHHQSTDSAAAGYGLTLHYGGFDGAEETTVAVGREVVAALGELGLSTDWNGDPGRAIAVPSLDWRRRLVG from the coding sequence ATGCTGGGGATCACGGTGCTGACGGAGCGCCAGGAGCGGCACGTCCGCCCATCCGTCGATGAGTTGGCCGCGCTGGTGCGGCGGGTCGGTGGCGCGGGGGACAGGTTCCTCGTCGTGTGCCGGGTGCCGGATCTGCCGGAGTCCTTCGTCCAGCTGTGGCATGAGACGGGTGCGGACTACACCCTGGAGTACCGCGACGGCGGTCCCGAGCGGCACTTCGCCGTGCGGCTGGACGCGGTGGAACGGGTGATCGAGGCGGTGGTCGGCTGGGCGCGCCAGGAGCCCGGCTGGGACGCGGGGCTGGTCTGGGAGCCGGTCGGGCTGCCCGTTCCCCAGCCGCCCCCGCCGCTGGAGCTGGCGGAGAAGGACGAGAAGGCGCTGCTGGAGAGGATGCGCGAGCTGCTGGTCGGTGGCTACGCGACGCGGGCTGAGCTGGTGGAGGCGGCCGAGGAGTTCCTGGTCACGGCCGAGCGGCGGCCCGTCTCCAGGGAGCAGGCCCGCCAGTTGGTGGATCGGATGTGGCTGGAGCGGGTCGCCGAGCAGGCCGCTTGGGTGGGCGAGACGGATCCGGAGCGGATCACCCGGGCGTTCGACGCGCTCAGCGAGGCGGGGATCACGGCCAGGGAGCACTTCACCTGCTGCCGTGGCTGTGGGGTCGCGGAGATAGGCGGGGCGGGCGAGCCGGACGCGCGGGGCTTTGTCTTCTTCCACCACCAGTCCACCGACTCGGCCGCCGCCGGCTACGGCCTGACGCTGCACTACGGCGGGTTCGACGGCGCCGAGGAGACGACGGTTGCCGTCGGCCGCGAGGTGGTCGCCGCGCTCGGCGAGCTCGGCCTCTCAACGGACTGGAACGGCGATCCTGGCCGGGCCATCGCCGTCCCTTCGTTGGACTGGCGCCGCCGGCTTGTGGGGTGA
- a CDS encoding pyridoxamine 5'-phosphate oxidase family protein, translating into MPLTPQERESFLAEPHIAAFSVASGRADRAPLTVPVWYRYEPGGEVWVLTGRDSLKHRLLTEAGRFTLLVERVEPTVRYVSVEGPVTSVVDGTEADLREVSARYLPPEKVDGYVAFALAEHGLSVVVRMRPERWFSSDMGAL; encoded by the coding sequence ATGCCACTCACTCCCCAGGAGCGCGAGAGCTTTCTGGCCGAGCCGCATATCGCGGCGTTCTCCGTGGCCTCGGGCCGCGCCGACCGCGCTCCGTTGACGGTCCCCGTCTGGTATCGGTACGAACCGGGCGGCGAGGTCTGGGTCCTGACGGGGCGTGACTCCCTGAAGCACCGTCTGCTCACCGAGGCGGGCAGGTTCACCCTGCTGGTGGAGCGGGTGGAGCCCACGGTTCGCTATGTCTCCGTCGAGGGCCCGGTGACGAGCGTGGTGGACGGCACGGAGGCCGATCTGCGCGAGGTCTCGGCCCGCTATCTGCCGCCGGAGAAGGTGGACGGCTATGTCGCGTTCGCCCTCGCCGAGCACGGTCTCTCGGTGGTGGTGCGGATGCGGCCCGAGCGCTGGTTCAGTTCGGACATGGGCGCTCTCTGA
- a CDS encoding S-(hydroxymethyl)mycothiol dehydrogenase, whose protein sequence is MAHEVRGVIAPGKNEPVRVETILVPDPGPGEALVRVSTCGVCHTDLHYKQGGINDDFPFLLGHEAAGVVESVGEGVTEVAPGDFVVLNWRAVCGQCRACLRGRPQYCFNTHNAEQSMTLADGTPLSPALGIGAFAELTLVAAGQCTKVDPAASPAAAGLLGCGVMAGIGAAINTGGVGRGDSVAVIGCGGVGDAAIMGARLAGAAKVIAVDIDERKLATALRLGATHTVHSGEKDPVTAIRELTGGFGADVVIEAVGRPETYEQAFYARDLAGTVVLVGVPTPEMRIDLPLLDVFGRGGALKSSWYGDCLPSRDFPMLIDLYQQGRLDLDAFVSETINLDQVEEAFDRMHAGEVLRSVVVL, encoded by the coding sequence ATGGCACATGAGGTACGCGGTGTGATCGCACCCGGCAAGAACGAGCCGGTTCGGGTGGAGACGATCCTGGTGCCCGATCCCGGCCCGGGCGAGGCCCTGGTCCGAGTGAGCACCTGCGGGGTGTGCCACACCGACCTGCACTACAAGCAGGGCGGCATCAACGACGACTTCCCCTTCCTGCTGGGGCACGAGGCGGCCGGCGTGGTGGAGTCCGTCGGGGAGGGCGTGACGGAGGTCGCGCCGGGCGACTTCGTGGTGCTCAACTGGCGTGCGGTGTGCGGGCAGTGTCGGGCCTGTCTGCGCGGCCGTCCGCAGTACTGCTTCAACACCCACAACGCCGAGCAGTCCATGACGCTGGCCGACGGCACGCCGCTCAGCCCGGCGCTCGGCATCGGCGCGTTCGCCGAGTTGACGCTGGTGGCGGCCGGTCAGTGCACCAAGGTCGACCCCGCCGCCTCGCCGGCCGCCGCCGGGCTGCTCGGCTGTGGCGTGATGGCCGGTATCGGCGCGGCGATCAACACCGGCGGGGTCGGCCGGGGGGACAGCGTCGCCGTGATCGGCTGCGGCGGCGTGGGCGACGCGGCGATCATGGGCGCCCGGCTGGCGGGCGCGGCCAAGGTGATCGCGGTGGACATCGACGAGCGCAAGCTGGCCACCGCGCTGCGCCTCGGCGCCACCCACACGGTGCACTCGGGAGAGAAGGACCCGGTCACCGCGATCCGCGAGCTGACGGGGGGCTTCGGCGCCGATGTGGTGATCGAGGCGGTCGGCCGCCCGGAGACCTACGAACAGGCCTTCTACGCACGGGATCTGGCGGGCACGGTGGTCCTGGTCGGGGTGCCGACCCCGGAGATGCGGATCGACCTCCCGCTGCTGGACGTCTTCGGCCGGGGCGGGGCGCTGAAGTCCTCCTGGTACGGCGACTGCCTGCCGTCGCGGGACTTCCCGATGTTGATCGATCTCTATCAACAGGGCCGACTCGATCTGGACGCCTTCGTTAGCGAAACGATCAACCTCGACCAGGTCGAGGAGGCTTTCGACCGTATGCATGCGGGCGAGGTCCTCCGCTCGGTGGTGGTCCTGTGA
- a CDS encoding MBL fold metallo-hydrolase: MSGGVRVERVVTAGVFELDGGSWEVENNVWLVGDDSEVLVVDAAHDADAIAEAVGDRTLRAIVSTHAHNDHVNAAPELARRTGAPILLHPGDLPLWEATHPDRAPDGELADGQTLVIGATELTVLHTPGHAPGAICLYAPALGTVFSGDTLFQGGPGATGRSFSDFPTIVDSIRERLLTLPHGTVVRPGHGDSTTVGEEAPHLPEWIARGH; the protein is encoded by the coding sequence GTGAGCGGCGGCGTCCGCGTCGAACGGGTTGTCACCGCAGGTGTCTTCGAGCTTGACGGCGGCAGCTGGGAGGTGGAGAACAACGTCTGGCTCGTCGGCGACGACAGCGAGGTGCTGGTGGTGGACGCGGCCCATGACGCCGACGCCATCGCCGAGGCCGTGGGCGACCGCACGCTGCGGGCGATCGTCTCCACCCACGCGCACAACGACCATGTCAACGCCGCACCGGAACTGGCCCGTCGCACCGGCGCCCCCATCCTGCTGCACCCGGGGGATCTGCCGCTCTGGGAGGCCACCCACCCGGACCGCGCGCCGGACGGCGAACTCGCCGACGGGCAGACCCTGGTGATCGGCGCCACGGAGCTGACGGTGCTGCACACGCCGGGGCACGCGCCCGGCGCGATCTGTCTGTACGCGCCGGCGCTCGGCACGGTCTTCTCCGGAGACACGCTCTTCCAGGGTGGCCCGGGTGCCACCGGACGCTCGTTCTCCGACTTCCCCACCATCGTCGACTCGATCAGGGAGCGGCTCCTCACCCTCCCGCACGGCACCGTGGTGCGCCCCGGCCACGGCGACAGCACCACCGTCGGCGAGGAGGCACCACACCTCCCGGAGTGGATCGCCCGAGGCCACTGA
- a CDS encoding cold-shock protein — MASGTVKWFNSEKGYGFIQQDGGGADVFAHYSNIAAQGFRELQEGQRVEFDVTQGQKGPQAENISPIA; from the coding sequence ATGGCTTCCGGAACCGTCAAGTGGTTCAACTCGGAAAAGGGCTACGGCTTCATTCAGCAGGACGGCGGCGGCGCTGACGTCTTCGCGCACTACTCCAACATCGCCGCCCAGGGCTTCCGCGAGCTCCAGGAAGGCCAGCGGGTCGAGTTCGACGTGACCCAGGGCCAGAAGGGCCCGCAGGCGGAGAACATCTCCCCCATCGCCTGA
- a CDS encoding sensor domain-containing protein, with protein MNSTQAGASVGYAVEGRVAGWVLAPWRSLALAALTLAVSVPLLCLAVVSICLIPVGVGLYTTPVLFGWIGALADHRRALATRWSGLSLPARRELPARGEAHAPARTLALLREGASWRQLWWLLTDLTAGCLVALLPAGLIAQGVYGYVLAAGVWEPIHRADGTHWYAFVPVSDQQTANLAALVGTGALVLGMVIGRACLRGHLRTTGAALGTS; from the coding sequence ATGAACTCGACACAGGCGGGTGCTTCGGTGGGGTACGCGGTGGAGGGCCGAGTGGCCGGTTGGGTGCTCGCGCCCTGGCGGTCGCTGGCGCTCGCGGCGCTCACCCTGGCGGTCTCCGTGCCGCTCCTCTGCTTGGCCGTGGTGTCCATCTGCCTGATCCCGGTCGGGGTCGGGCTGTACACCACCCCGGTGCTCTTCGGCTGGATCGGGGCGTTGGCGGACCATCGGCGTGCGCTGGCGACGCGGTGGAGTGGGCTGTCCCTGCCCGCCCGGCGGGAGCTCCCCGCGCGCGGCGAGGCTCACGCGCCGGCGCGCACTCTCGCGCTGCTGAGGGAAGGGGCCAGTTGGCGGCAGCTGTGGTGGTTGCTGACGGATTTGACCGCCGGATGCCTGGTCGCCCTGCTGCCCGCCGGGCTGATCGCACAGGGCGTGTACGGCTATGTGCTGGCGGCCGGAGTATGGGAACCGATTCACCGGGCGGACGGCACCCACTGGTATGCGTTTGTGCCGGTGAGCGATCAGCAGACGGCGAATCTCGCGGCGCTTGTCGGCACCGGCGCACTCGTGCTCGGGATGGTCATCGGGCGCGCCTGCCTGCGCGGCCACTTGCGAACCACCGGCGCCGCGCTGGGAACTTCGTGA
- a CDS encoding RNA-guided endonuclease InsQ/TnpB family protein — MHVKRALKYRCYPTDAQAAELSRTFGCVRKVYNLALAARTEAWTRQERVNYHQTSAMLTAWKRTEEFAYLNDVSSVPLQQALRHLQGAFTNFFDKRAKYPRFKSRKRSRKSAEYTTSAFRLRDGRLTLAKMAEPLGIVWSRPLPEGASPSTVTVSQDAAGRWHVSLLVQDPTIQPLPATDTAVGIDVGLDHLLTLSTGEKITNPRHERADRARLAKAQRRLARKAAGDGANRAKARRKVARVYARIADRRRDHLHQLTTRLVREHQTLVIEDLAVRNMVRNHSLARAISDAAWSEFRSMLEYKAAWYGREVIAVDRFFPSSKLCSTCGAVRSGMPLHVRVWTCGGCGATHDRDVNAARNLLAVGLTVSVCGAGVRPQRSPPGGQSATKQKTPRREP; from the coding sequence ATGCACGTGAAGCGGGCGTTGAAGTACCGCTGCTATCCGACGGATGCGCAGGCGGCGGAGCTGTCGCGCACCTTCGGATGCGTGCGGAAGGTCTACAACCTGGCCCTTGCCGCGCGTACGGAAGCGTGGACGCGGCAGGAGCGGGTGAACTACCACCAGACCTCGGCCATGCTGACGGCCTGGAAGAGGACCGAGGAGTTCGCCTACCTCAACGACGTCTCCTCCGTCCCGCTCCAGCAGGCGCTTCGGCACCTCCAGGGAGCGTTCACCAACTTCTTCGACAAGCGAGCCAAGTACCCGCGTTTCAAGTCGCGGAAGCGATCGCGGAAGTCGGCGGAGTACACCACCTCCGCGTTCCGGCTCCGGGACGGCCGGCTGACCTTGGCGAAGATGGCGGAGCCGCTGGGCATCGTGTGGTCCCGCCCGCTCCCCGAAGGTGCGTCGCCGTCCACGGTGACCGTCTCCCAGGACGCCGCCGGACGCTGGCACGTGTCCCTGCTGGTCCAGGACCCGACCATTCAGCCGCTCCCGGCCACCGACACGGCCGTCGGTATCGATGTCGGACTCGACCACCTGCTGACCCTCTCCACCGGCGAGAAGATCACCAACCCGAGGCACGAGCGTGCGGATCGTGCCCGTCTCGCGAAGGCCCAGCGGCGGCTGGCCCGTAAGGCCGCGGGGGATGGGGCCAACCGCGCCAAGGCCCGCCGGAAGGTCGCCCGGGTGTATGCCCGGATCGCTGACCGTAGGCGGGACCACCTGCACCAGCTGACCACTCGACTCGTGCGTGAACACCAAACGCTCGTGATCGAGGACCTCGCGGTTCGGAACATGGTGCGAAACCACTCTCTGGCCCGCGCCATCTCGGACGCGGCGTGGTCGGAGTTCCGGAGCATGCTGGAGTACAAGGCGGCCTGGTACGGGCGGGAAGTGATCGCGGTCGACCGTTTCTTCCCCTCCTCCAAGCTGTGCTCGACCTGCGGCGCCGTACGAAGTGGGATGCCGCTGCACGTCCGGGTCTGGACGTGCGGCGGTTGCGGGGCGACCCATGACCGGGACGTGAACGCGGCGCGCAACCTGCTGGCCGTCGGGCTGACGGTGTCTGTCTGTGGAGCTGGTGTAAGACCTCAACGGAGTCCTCCGGGCGGGCAGTCGGCGACGAAGCAGAAAACCCCACGGCGCGAGCCGTAG